tttgcaatatgactgattttctctgcCAGCTGCTCTTAATGCTTCAAGCCATAATTGAAAGTCATCTAAAAAGGggaaattgcaaaaaaacaaaaaaacaaaacaaaacaaaacaaaaaaaaaaaaaaacacaaaacaacagagtTAGTGCCAGAAGACAAGACCTcacatttaaagtttgtaaCTTCAATACCATAGAAGTGCCATCTTACAGTAGTGTTGGCTCATCTGTTGCAAGATTTTGTTTAGACCAATGAACAgattgtaactttcagaaagtgttaGGGTTTTAGTAATCCAGAgcctacataaaaaaaacaaaacaaacctgcttcAGCTTGACCCTGGTCCACTTGGCCATTGGGTGAACATTTTGGCTGTAGGGAGTAGATGGTACCACCCActgaggagcagctgcagggaTCTTCTGGACAGCAGTTTCTTTCAGCCGTCTGATAGCAAAGCCACCAAAGCGCTCCGGGATCTCGTACACTGTAGCTGGGGTAAAACCCTGAGCAGGAGCTCCAACAGCACTGCTCCTGGGGACAGCCAGATTATGTCTGCAGCCAGCTTCGGGGCCTCAAACCTCCTTGATGCACAGATGGTTTCCAAGCCTGGCTCCGAGGAGAAGACCCCCTCCCCCCTCATTTCAGACCTACGATTTGAGAACACCCTTTTTAGCAGGACCACGAGCATATGTATGCATCTTTGAAGAATGTCCACTTTGTCCAGGAGCTACTGGgtcaaacagaacagcagaggAACCCATCTGACCGTAGGGATTTTAGCAGCAGCCCTGGGAGGTCCCTGTGCTGCAGACTGAGGAGAAACTGGTCTGAAGGAGTAGCTTTCCCTTGGACCCAGAATAGAACGAGAGCTGCTTGATAGATATTTGCTGGAATGCTGTGTTCCCTGTTGAGCGGGCCAACTTCTCCTGCTGATATGAGATGGGTCATTCAGGTTCTTACTGTGCTGACTCACTGAAATTCCACCAGCAACAGCAGTAGAGAAGCCAAGTGACTGCTTTGGTACAGTTGGAGCATTAGctctgagtgaaaacagcaTTTGTCTGTTGATTTTAAACACAGGGCTGCTCTGCACCAATCTGACTGAACTCCGGCCTGGCTGGGAAACAGCTTGTCTTGAGCCTCTAGCTGGGAGTCCTGGACCAGAACCACTGCCAACTGCAGGACCAGTGTTGAAGCTCCTGCTCTGGGCTGAGTGTGGAGAAGTGAAGCCTTGTCTGACTTGATCCTGGGGATaactgacagattttattagtCTGCCATCTGGTGGTGGGAAGCCAGCATATGTGTTGCTCCTCTGGAAGCTGTGAGCTGAAGGACAAGCACAGACAACATGAGTCCACTGTGGTGAGATATTGGACCAATAGAAAGCTGACATTCCTGTTCTTACCTTCTTTAGACCAGAAACAACAGACATGCTCTGCGTGAACTAAGAAAACCACCAAAATCCTGTTCAGGAATAAGGACAGGAAAGTCAGACAGAAAAGCCATTCTGATTTCCAAGCAAAATGGCTGTAAACACTCACCCCAAACCAAGTCCACAAGGCATTTCTGGGTCTCTGCGCTAAGCAAAAGAAGCCCAACAAGTCCACAGCTACATGTATGAGGAGCAGTGATTTGGTATTTATTGGAACCTGCAGCCAATCACTGCTCAATGAACTGATTGTctgcaggtgctgctgatctGGAGTGAggagtttcttctttttttctttgtttcatgatgcatgtGGTGGAGCTCGGCATCCGGACGTGCGGCTATTTCAAAGCTTTGGTGGCGCTAAGCTTCTTTCTGGGATTTGTAAGCAAAGAAGTTGAAAGTGAgaacagaaagagaggaagatgaagattaaaaaataaggaTTCCTCGGGTGTATGGAAGTCAGCGTCGAGGAAACACTCAAGACGTTATTGGGAAATCTTGTGGATTAGTGAAAGAACTTTGGACAAATACAACGGCGGGTAGATACAGCTGTGCTGTGAATGGGCCAGCGTGGGAAGATAGTATAGGTAATGAGAGTGATGGGAGGAGGGAGACTTCGAATAGTGAAAGGATGAGTCCAAAAAGAGGAAATACTTTGACATCAGAAGGTACAGGAAAGAAGGGAAGGGTGGTGACAAACTGGGATGAGTCAGAAGAAGAAATGGAGAGGGAGGTAAAGGAGTTCAAGGTGATTATTAGAATCAATGAGGAAAAAGGACTGAAGTTAATCAGTCCGGTTAAACTGTCTATGATTTTGAAGAATCAGGTGGGAGATATTACAACTGCAAAGGTTCTAAGAGATGGAAACTTGATGGTTTTCTGTaatacagaagaacaaaaagatagAACATGTAGGATGAAAGAActaggaaacaggaaacaaaaaagaaacagtgagAGTGTTTTGCTAGAATTTGACGAGGAAAGAATTCCAGAGAAAGTCTATTTGGGATATATGTCATATAGGGTGAGGCTGCGAAGTCATGAAGAGGGTTCAACAGGTTCAACAACTTCAACAGGTCAGAGTACTCAAAAAATATCCTACACAGAAGCTGTCAAAGTGGTAAAGCAACGAACAGAGGTTGAGGTGGAAAACAGGGTGGATACAGggttaaatcaaacaaaaggaaaaaagtgtttgtggatttaaaaaaactagtGACATTCATTGCAGGGGTTATAAATGCAACGATGGAAATTAagtcaaaaacagagaaaattcaAGTAATAGTCAAAGCAGCAGCAAATCATATTAACATTAATGAATTAACA
The DNA window shown above is from Kryptolebias marmoratus isolate JLee-2015 linkage group LG5, ASM164957v2, whole genome shotgun sequence and carries:
- the LOC112451525 gene encoding uncharacterized protein LOC112451525, with protein sequence MPCGLGLGILVVFLVHAEHVCCFWSKEAHSFQRSNTYAGFPPPDGRLIKSVSYPQDQVRQGFTSPHSAQSRSFNTGPAVGSGSGPGLPARGSRQAVSQPGRSSVRLVQSSPVFKINRQMLFSLRANAPTVPKQSLGFSTAVAGGISVSQHSKNLNDPSHISRRSWPAQQGTQHSSKYLSSSSRSILGPRESYSFRPVSPQSAAQGPPRAAAKIPTVRWVPLLFCLTQ